A genomic stretch from Anomalospiza imberbis isolate Cuckoo-Finch-1a 21T00152 unplaced genomic scaffold, ASM3175350v1 scaffold_62, whole genome shotgun sequence includes:
- the LOC137467414 gene encoding inositol 1,4,5-trisphosphate receptor-interacting protein-like 1: protein MQLGPPCPAAPPAASGRPLLGGFFDGPQRSSALDEGDSDDAIEGNDDVKVKEDSDVHRDNGHDLKKDEGRSDGDVPGDSRGDKNEEEPGHVVGNKEDLDEANEGEHKDVWVEQDKDTGKEEEGDGNEEKNNSVTIKVGDNNDVNEGEDNIDGQEKYMDVKVQESCDTSEQRSRDVTEQEDSNKRGNQSAHNGFAGPEKENKDVTEEDGNDRNKVEEQGDVNVEGNKNKDRKEDKEGNVAASEKVGSDGGKEESGNGGPEDREDTQDAGNEQGILLVDGIQWPVEDLERGCSVVAELMESFTRVFVDSVSNSFYPVPQEAIGVGSAFEGWSPRGWDGVYHVLVPLNPPPGHVFHLELNSAGQMAARTFSVRVELACLCERERLGEKLLCFLHHSQEELWREQKRSLLDTLCTGSYLDVEKTSRWFYQLVRCSWLHVPQSYSWHLVFQPCSRSCQFQLSKGKKSLTVEMLFGVRQGDSDIFVVSHPTEAQKGNSSIFVSSQPAEANIIASTAWPETYAVAEAKFLQHIARQMPCQSLHLKCLQVFTCILRGTGFSSSTWKTVVMHVLTTVPLSRWRRREFAQRLWDVMAYLRRCLHLKHLEHFVLGNGRLPAEISLPPAMRRLQPLNLFEHLARDPAAHLEALKAYGRLRFRLRTLLSSH from the exons ATGCAACTCGgcccgccctgccccgccgcaCCGCCGGCGGCAAGCGGCCGGCCGCTTTTGGGCGGGTTCTTTGACGGCCCGCAGAGGTCTTCGGCCCTCg atgaaggagacagtgatgatgccattgaaggcaatgacgatgtgaaggtgaaggaagacaGCGATGTTCACAGAGACAATGGACatgatttaaagaaagatgagggacggagtgatggggatgtgccaggagacagtcGTGGTGacaaaaatgaagaagaacctggccatgttgttggaaataaagaagacctagatgaagcaaatgaaggaGAACACAAGGATGTGTGGGTGGAGCAAGACAAGgacactggaaaggaagaagaaggagatggaaatgaagaaaaaaacaatagcGTGACTATAAAGGTGGGCGACAACAATGACGTAAATGAAGGTGAAGACAACATAGAtggacaggaaaaatacatggaTGTGAAGGTGCAGGAAAGCTGTGATACCagtgaacagagaagcagagatgtgactGAGCAGGAAGATAGTAATAAACGCGGGAATCAAAGTGCCCATAATGGTTTTGCTggacctgagaaagaaaacaaggatgTTACAGAAGAAGATGGCAATGATAGAAACAAGGTTGAAGAACAGGGGGATGTGAACGTGGAGGGAAACAAGAAcaaggatagaaaagaagacaaagaaggtaacgtggctgccagtgaaaaagttggcagtgatggtggcaaggaagagagcggcaatggtggacccgaagacagagaagacactcaggatgctgggaatgagcaaggcatccttttagtggatGGCATACagtggcctgtggaggacctggagagaggttgctcagtggtagctgagctgatggagagcttcacgcgtgtctttgtggacagcgtgagcaatagcttctacccggtgcctcaagaagccatcggggtgggcagtgcctttgagggctggagtccccgtggGTGGGATGGTGTGTACCACGTGCTGGTCCCACTGAATCCCCCACCAGGGCACGTcttccacctagagctgaacagtgcagggcagatggcagcaaGGACCTTCAGCGTCCGTGTGGAGCTTGCGTGCTtgtgcgagagggagcggctgggcgagaagctgttgtgcttcctgcaccactcgcaggaggagctgtggcgggagcagaagcgcagcctcctagacacactctgcaccggctcctacctggatgtggagaaaacctcccgctggttctaccagttggtgagatgctcgtggctgcacgtgcctcagtcatactcatggcacttggtgtttcagccctgcagccggtcctgccaattccagctgagcaaaggcaaGAAGAGCCTGACGGTGGagatgctctttggggtgcgccaaggggactctgacatctttgtggtcagccatcccacagaggcccagaaaggcaactccagcatctttgtgagcagtcagcccgccgaggccaacatcatcgcaagcacagcgtggcctgagacatatgctgtggcagaggcaaaattcttgcagcacatcgccaggcagatgccgtgccagagcttgcacctgaaatgcctgcaggtcttcacctgcatcctgaggggcacaggtttttccagctctacctggaagactgtggtcatgcacgtgctgaccaccgtaccgctgtcccggtggcgcaggagggaatttgcacagcggctgtgggacgTCATGGcgtacctgcgccgctgcctgcacttgaaacacctggagcactttgtgctcGGCAACgggaggcttcctgcagagatcagcttgccgCCAGCAATGCGAAGGCTTCAGCCactcaacctctttgagcacctggcccgagatcctgctgcccacctagaggcgctgaaagcttatggtcggctgcgatttcgcctccggacgctgctctccagccactga
- the LOC137467421 gene encoding serine/threonine-protein kinase pim-1-like has product MVLERPERCQDLHHFIQERGFLSEELARELFRQVLEAVRHCTSCGVLHRDIKPENILVDLATGQAKLIDFGCGTYLQDTAYTRFAGTRSYSPPEWTQFGWYYGKPATIWSLGILLHQMVCGEHPFRRSQNISWDHQLSLPQRLSQECQDLIRRCLSMLDLDRPSLEELFCDPWLQDIDLP; this is encoded by the exons atggtgctggaacgcccggagaggtgccaggacctgcaccatttcattcaggaacgggggttcctgtctgaggagttggcgcgggagctgttccgccaggtgctggaggccgtgcggcactgcaccagctgcggggtcctgcacagagacatcaaaccagagaacatcctggttgacctggccaccgggcaggccaaactgattgactttggctgcggcacctacctgcaagacacagcctacactcgttttgcag gaacacggtcatacagcccaccagaatggacccaatttggctggtactacggcaagccagctaccatctggtccctgggcatcctgctgcaccagatggtctgtggggagcaccctttcaggaggagccagaacatcagctgggaccatcaactctcgctgccacaacggctctctcaag agtgccaagatctgatcaggcggtgtttatccatgctggacttggacaggccctctttagaagagctgttctgtgatccctggctgcaggatattgatctgccctag